Within Eublepharis macularius isolate TG4126 chromosome 19, MPM_Emac_v1.0, whole genome shotgun sequence, the genomic segment tcatcatcatcatcatcatcatcatcatcatcatcatcatcatcatcatcatttttattatgATCCATGATCAGCTAAACATTACCAAAAAACTGCAGTACATAATACATAAAATAGCACATAAAATAAAGCATTCTATGCAGGAATCATAAAGTTAGtggtgacatttatttatttatttttctttaatttgtAATAAGATTATTAAAATACGAGACCAGCTGCTTCCTTGCTGAACGTGCCAGTACACAAAAACTAGCTACCTTAAGAATAGTTTTGTTAAAACGACAAGGAGAAGGGACGTATGGTGCCTGCCTGGATATGTGGATATAATTGGGGTGATGTAAATTTTCCAAAAGTCCTTATAGAAAAACAATGAAAGGCATGCAGGCTTCCAAATGTTAGCTCATGTTTTCTACAGCCTGTTTCTCTAAAGATGCTGTTTGTAGTCCATTTGCATCCCCCCAAATATCAAAGAACCTGCATTCTTGACCCTGCTCTGAATGTAGCTTTATCATCTGCCTGCCTTCAAGCATATATGTGCCATAGGCAACCAACCACTTGCCACAGTTAGTGGGCATAATGGAAGGACAATATAGAAACCATTAGGGTTTAAGTGTATGAGTATTTGTGCATGTATACATCTGCTGGAAGGAGCATCAGAGTCAAGAGTGAACATGGAGGCATACAGAGGGTAACAAGAGACGACAAAGAAGATACTTTCTCAATGATGGGAGATACTTACAATAATTAGAGTTGCAGTATGCCTCCTCTGGGCTTTGAGGAGCACACCTGCAGGCTGCAGTAGGATTCGTCATGAAAGCAAGGAGGATAAAGTTAGCTGCCAGCAATCCACACCCCTTAGCTGACTCCATTTTCATTGGAGAAACCGAGCGGGAAAGTGTCTCAGTGGTGGCCTGTAGGATAGAAATTCTGAGCTATGCTAGGGATAGGAGTTCCCAAAAGCAGGGTCTGAACATCGGGAATTTCAGTTTTTGTGGACCGGAGAAACAAGGCAGGGTCAAAAATTACCACATGGAGCGAGAAAAGGTGGAGAAGGCAAGACCGCAGGGTCAGCCACTCCAGCTACAATGAGAGGTTCCCGTTAATATAAGGATCTCCCGCACTGCCGCAATCCAGGGATCATGACTTAAAAGGGGGAATGTCTATTCTGGATCCTGAAAACTCGACCGGCTTTCTGCCATGGCAGAGGTACCAGGTACCATCtgctttctctcttctccagTTCACCAGGAGCAGTTGTAAGGAGAAACCTTTACAGGAACGTGTAAGGGGACTCAAACACTTGGCACAGAAGTGCAATTACCTTCCGGCTAAGGCCCAATGAAGTATGATGGGCATGTCGCGACCCGAGCAATTTGGCCAGCTGCAATGGGAGCACTGGATGTCCTGTGGGAGAAGAATCTGGAGCTGCAACAGTGATTTCAGTGCCCATGCCTTCTCGTAGATGCTGCCCCTCCCTTTGGGATTCATAAATTGAAATCTGTATTCCCAACGGACTCAATGTTAACTGTCAGCGTTTCTGTGAGGACATCCTTTATGGGGCTGCGGGCTCTTTAAGAAATAGTGATTTCATTACTATATATTGGGAGGTGAGTTGTGTTAGGTACACGCCCAGGAGCGAGTGGCCATTGTACTTGGAGATGAGTATGGGAAAGTTTCTAATCTATCATTGTAAGTATAATTCCAGGGCATGATAAGAGTGCTGTGTATTTTGATATTCTAACAGATTGATTATTTATTTCAGTTTAGTAACTGCCGTGAAGaagggataccggaaacgggataTTTCTTGCTAGCAAACCCATTGCGGTTACTGTCAATATGAGTAGTTTCTGTATAGGAATGTTCATGAACTATACTCTGGATTGTGCTGTATTATTAACTCCTTATATTTAGCCGGTTTTTGCACGTGATAAATAGAAGTTTACAAGCACTATTAACTGGCTATTGTAGACGTTTTTTGCCTCTCTATTTTTGATtgactgtatatatatatatatatatatatatatatatataaaataagccTTTTGATGATAGATTCTGGCTCTGTTCTCGGGGATTGTGATAGTAGGTTGGTCACGGTACCTTTTCGCTTTGTGACCTCCCCTGGGGAGTTCAAGGTGCTGCAATAATTGAAACGGCAGTGTCTTGCCCACCTCTGGTGCTTCCTCTGAAGAAATCCACGGCTCCCATTGCAGCTGGCCAAGGCGCTAAGTTTTCAAGTGTGATCACAGTGAATCAGCTGAGAATGGCGCTTCCCCCCAAAGGGCCAAAACATTGGCGACCACCAATTTCCAATGTACAAAGAGCCATGGCTCCCTTCCCAGgtccacaggagagggggcatcTTATGTCTTCTGCTGGGGCTGTGTGTGGAATCGTGACCCTGTGAGCCACATGTGGTGCTCCCATGCCTCAGCCCTTTCCCCCTTGCCATTTCCTTGCGAGAAATGTTAATTGCAAGTTTCTTTTATCTTTGCTGGGGGCAAAAAGTACTTGTGGGTCTTCTTCCTTCTGGGATTGCCAGCAGGTCAGCAGTGGCTTTATGCTTTTGAAGGATAAAAAGAGAGGAAAGACTCCCCCAAGACCATTCTCAGTTTTATTGACtgagtttgaaaaagaaaaagtcaTTCAAGAATAACATGGATGAAAGTGCAACATGTAGTTTGACTGTGTTCAATCAGACTTCAAAAACCAGCCCGACAAGAATTTCACAATTCTGTAAAGAAAAGGGCTCAAAATAGGACGGCTGGTGGTGGTCAAGAATGAGAGCAGGGACAGTCTTCTTGGAATGCCTCACAGCTTCACTGGCTGAAAACTCAGCGTGAGAGATGAGAAGGGTCACTTTCTTGGAGGGTTGGAGGCTGGATGGGGCCGGGTTTACAGTAAAAGAACGTGGGTGGCTTACTCACCTTAGTCACTGCAGTTCTCTAGATGTCTTCTGTGTTCTCTCGGTGACTCTTGCCAGCCCAAACCATAGTTCCTGACCCATCAGGCTGCTATATAAAGCTCACCGCATTTCCTCCTTGGCTACCGAACTTttcctgtcctgagtgccaaaGGGGCTGTTGCCAGAGCCAGCCATGCCAAGATAGGCATGATGGGTTCAGCTTTAGCAACAGTGAGACAATTTTTTTCAACCTTTTTTGGCtctgaatatttatttttcttgACAAAGAAAGAGTTCTGTGAAACACCAAATTAGTCTTAACGtgaagtgagagccagtttggtgtagtagtagGCTCTAATCTGGCTCTAAtaggctctaatctggagagccgggtttgattcctcacttctccacttgaagccagctgggtgaccttgggtcagtcatagcttcctagagctctctcagccccacccacctctcagggtgttttgttgtggggataataataacatattttgtaaactgctctgagtgggtgttaagtcatcctgaagggcagtatataaatcgaatgttgttgttgttattaaagtttttcctaatgttcagctggtaccttccctcctgtagtttaaacccattgttttgagtcctatcctctgttgccaacaggaacagctccattctctcctctaagtgacagttttttaaatatttaaagagagcaatcatgtctcccctcaacctcctcttttccaaacatTCCCAGAaccttcaatctttcctcgtagggcttggtctccaggcccctgatcatcctggttgctctcctctgcatccgttccaatttgtccacatcctttttgaagtgaggcctccagaactgcacacaatactccgggTGGGGCCTGAGCGACGTGGTATAtaatgggacaatgacatcctttCATCTGGATGCTATGCCTtcgttgatacaccccaagattgtgctcgacttttttgctgctgcatcacactgaatcCTCATTTATTTTCCTGTCCACCCGTATCCCAAGATCTAGTTCACGCAcagctacccagaagtgtatgcGGTTGAGACTTgatgggacacacacacacaaaagattgGACTTTCCAGATGTTCAGGAACTGATGTTGTCTACATTAGAagctaccctgacctggatagtccaggctagcctgatttcaggattggccctgattagtatgtggatggaagaccacccAAGAAGGCCAGGggtgcagaggtaggcaatggccaGCCATCTCTCCTTGTCtctccttgaaaaccctataaggGGTTGTCAcaggtcagctgcaacttgatggcacttttttgGTAGTCATGCTGATTCAATCATTTATTGTTATatagccagaggagttagccatgttagtctgcagttgcaaaatagtaaaaagttcagtagcacctttaagactaaccaactttattgtagcataagctttcgagaacctgcatctgacgaagagagctgtgcttctcaaaagcttatgctacaataaagttggttagttgtaaaggtgctactggactctttattattatcTATGAATCTTACGAAGATACCATTGTTATAATTTCCTTTGTATCCTTTTCCCtttgttctttttttcattttctgggGCAGGAACGTAACTTttacaataataaaaaattaaagaatgaaaTGTATTCTTTTTCTCCAGGTATAATACATGGAGTTTATTTCAATCAAAAGTAGAAAAAAAAGTCCAAATGTCTCCAAAAATCTGACATTTTGTAACCCtgccttgatggcactttacgcGCACCCACGTTAGGGGCCACTGCTGTTGAACCATCAGACATAATGTTTGAataaggaagaacaagcaggtgtAGAGCTGGTGGTCTGGAagctgtttatttaaaaataatgacCCAAAAAAGGAGAGGTGAATCATATACAGAGGGAGGAACCCCAACCCCATCAGAGTCCTTGGAGATGTCACTGCCGCAGGAGAACCCGCCGAAGGTTTCCGGGCCCTTGGGTGTTGAGTGATTCCCAGGCGCAGAGATCGGAAGTGTTAGACCGAGGCAAGCAAGCCAAGCGTTTGGCCTGGGAGCCATCCCATATCCTGCTCCCAATGCCGTCTGTCCACAGGCACTGAGAGTCGGAGGTAACTGAGCAGGGCATAGAGGTGCAGGGCACGACCTGTCGGTGAGAGATATGAGGACAAGGTGAGGAAAATCTTTTCAGCAGCTCAGCACAACCCAACACCCTTATCTGCTGCCCTCCTTTAGCTGCCTCTCCATCATCTAGAGATAAGcgatactatataaaaggcaaaccatattggcgacgactcactttttatccccgcgcAGGTGCACTCGCAGGCCCCTCCGCGGAGATAAAAACTGAGTCGTCGGCAATGCAGCTTGCCTCGGAGGCCCCGAGGAGGCCACTGTGGTGGTGGGAAGGTCCAGCACGGCATGACAGCCCTgcagaggcccaggaaggcccagtgtggtggcaggaaggcccagcGCAGCCCTCCAGAGTCCCCAGGGAGGCTGCCATGGCGGCAAGAAAGCCCAGTGTGGCAGCATGGCCCTCCGGAAGGCCGGGAAGGCCTGGCAGTTTGGCAGAGCTCTCCAGAGGCCATTTTCTAGAGCTTGGTTGCTAGTCATAGAATGATTGCCTACTTGCAAGCTTCATAGAACATTTCAGTGAGCAGAAGATTGTTTCCTGTTAAACCCTTCACCGTGCACTCCTCTCTGCAAGCAtttgatctagggttgccagctctgcttCCTGGCAACCAAAGAAGCTTGGGGAAAGGAACTGGAATGTCATGAATGGTGTTGCATGGCACAACAATGTTATTTCTGcttgaaaacccagaagtgatatcactgcgTTGTGTCATGCAGTGACACCCCTccatttttttcaactggaaatgaCGTCACAGCGTTGCATAACGCTGTTCCTGCctctgcagcaggagggaaaggggacaagGGGGCAGGAGGTTGCTTGCCAAATCCGGCAACTTGGCAGCCTACGTTTGACCTCCGAATAATATTTCTAGGCCCCTGGAACCCCGTGTCACTCGGCAGCGGCCTCTCACCATGCAGCTGCAGCCTTTGCTGTACGTCAAACTCAGGCCTCGTTTCTGTGCAGGGGACAGCTGAGACCATGGCTGGATAAAGGAGCAAGCTGTAATCATGACACGGTCACCTTCAAGCATTCCTGTTGGAGATGAGAGGAGAAAATGTCAGGTGCTACTGGTGTTGGGTAAACTGAGCCCAGCGTGCCATGGTACGCGAGGATCAAAATCCTAAAGGTCTTTAATTCCCTCTTCCTCCCCGATGTTAATCATTGACCCTTTATCAGAATCCTAAAcctgctgcttttattggtttgTTTGTTGCGAGTTATGGTAGGCCCAACGAGGTGTCCCACACGAACAGCTCCAAACTTATTGTGATCTTGAAAGAATAGCGTATGTCAGAAGACTACTTGATCTTTACTAGAATGGACTGTCCATGGAATGCAAGCTGTGTTCATTTTTAACTTgaaaaaaagtagatttcagTGCTAATGAAAGAACAGTTCCTTTACATAAAGAGCAAGCGGCAAGGCTACGTGCCAGGTGAAACAGCCATTCTGGATATGCCCGATCGATACCTGGGACTGCAGGTAGTGGGAGAATCTCTTTGAGCGTGCATGAAATGTTGTTCCCTCACTAAAAATCAAAAAAAAGATTTCATACGCCGATCTCTTTTTGTACCTCATAGCACCTCTTTTGGTTCAGAATGAGGAACAAAAAGATGTACAAATTTGAATTACCATAAGTACTCCCTATCAATAGAGAGCCAGttcagtatagtggttaagagtgtgggactctaatctgcagaactgggtttgattccccactcctccgccagctgggtgaccttgggtcggtcacagctctctccgaggtctctcagccccacccacctcacagggtgattgttctggggataaacctctctgagtggacattaagttgtcctgaagggcagcttataaattgaatgttgttgttgttgggaaggACTCCTtacctaaaggtaaaggtagtcccctgtgcaagcaccgagtcattactgatccatggggggatatcacatcacgatgttttcttggcagactttttgttacagggtggtttgccattgccttccccagtcatctacattttacccccaggaaactgggtactcattttaccgacctcggaaggatggaaggctgagtcaaccttgagctggctacctgaacccggcttctgccaggatcgaactcaggtcgtgagcagtgcttgggctgcagtactgtttATCATTCTGTGCCGTGAGGCTCTTCTTACCTGCAATGATGTATTCTTCTCCTTTCAGAGGCGCGTTATGTTCATATCCACAGACACTTGCCACGGCAGGGGTGTAGAGGAAGCGAACATCTTGCATCACTTCAGGGGCCTTGAATACCTGCAGATAGGTGGGAGGGGAGAAAACAGGATTTAATAAGCAGGAAGAATGCCTCTTTGATGTTGGAAGTTCTGACTCATATGAGAGCTTTCAGTCATTCCGAGCTGAAGCGGTTCTTTTCATCAGCTTTCTCTATGGAGTTCAGTGATGAGTGCACCCTTGGGAGATCTAAGTTCCAATCTCATAATTAGGCTACAAAAGACAAATTACAGGGGGACGCGcaagtgaagggagttgcaatgttagcagggaagctgagtctTAAAAGAGATTCGAAAGAtatgtcaatttctcctctctacagagccagcaaagatcgctcctcagagggtttatttccgcTTTTCCTCCCgaagtctctgtcagtttcacctccccttctaggaggcaaagaggaaatgaacctgatctttgctggctctgtagagaggggaaattgacagagccttctgatcgcttttaaaactcagctttctggCTAACAATGCGACTTCTTTCACAtgcgcatcctcatgtaattcgtctcttgtagttcagCTCTCAGTTTGCTCAAGGAATCATTCTTCCTCcctgtctcagagccaaactacaagtgacgccttacacaggttggacactagtcggcttccctcaagttttgatgggaaatgtaggcatcctggtcttgcagctgtaatggagagccaaggtgtaaaaccagggtgcctacatttcccatcaaaacttgagggaagctgacaagtgtccaacctgtgtaaggcgtcacttgtagtttggctctcagttgcccCGATGTATTTCAAAAGGCATAGAGGGGAGTAGCTTTGAAGAGAAACAAGACAGGGAAAGGTAGAGCCTCAGGGTATGTATTCGGTGTCATCCTGAGCCTATATACCGAGAAATCCATCCAGCTGATTTCAGTGGAACGTAGTCCCTAGAAAGCGTGCTTAGGAGAGCAACCTcaataataaaaaagaacaatACAGATCACAGTTGTATCGTGAACTTGATGAACAACCCAGTATCGCCGCATATCTTAAAAACGGGAATAATTGCAGATGATAACTTTTGAAGATAAAAAAAGATAGGAAAAAATCAGTGTGGCGTGAGCTTTCAAATCTTATCCATCCTTAATGCGGAAGCAGGGGGAAATTCTTCCTCGTTCGGGTTTGTCCTGCCCATTGGAGCAGGTAGCAGGGCCATCTTGTTAATGATGAAACTCGCAGCATGGAAGGAGTTATCCCAAGCAGCACAGACCTGCCTCATACTAGGGAAGCTGGGTTGAGCTCTTCCACTCTTCACAGTTAATTATCTTTCAGGTCCCTCTGCTTGCCTGCAGCCGGTCATCCAAAGGAGTCACGACCTTCCCCTCCGGCCAACAAGTGATGCCACAATGTCTTCCGCCCCCATTCACGTAAGCTGCCATCTGTTGCTCTTTGCCACCAGATGGCAGCAAATCTCCTTGAATGCATGACTGAGGTAGCTggtgatggaaggctgagtcaaccttgagctggctacctgaacccaacttccaccaggatcgaactcaggtcgtgagcagagcttgggctgcagggagTGGGGGAGGAGCTTTTAACAGCTCCATTTTCTGCAAAGGTTGTATCCATGGAGAAAGGGAAAAGGATGAGGAGTGGCTCCATGTGGCTGCTGTGGTGATCCTAACAGGACAACTGCTTGTGAGATGTAATTTCCACCTATTTCTCCCATCTCCGGCGCCTCCATTGAGAGTAGCTGTAACAAATTACACGGGGAGGAGATATGCCAGCAGGAGGGAGTGCTTACCTTGGTAGTTTTGATCTCATAGCGCACCCAGGACACGGGCTCTCCAATGGAGATGTTCATAGGCTGCTTCGAGACACCCACGAATTTTGCCTTGAtcactgcaaaagaaaaaaaagattgtgTGTCACATTGTTTTATTACCACCTTTCCAGGGTTCCAGCACTGACTTTGATACAGATTTTAGTTCTACTAAGGAGGAACAGTTAATGAGGTTGTGGATTCCTCTGACAGCAGGTGCAATACCTGTCCAGATTTTTCTCTTTGGGAGCTTTGGACTTCAGTCCATAACTGCTCTCACCAGATTCTAACGTAGAAATACTGTCTGTTGTGATGCCCTGAGTTATGAAGTCGCATCACTAAATAAATTCCTCTCCTTGGATTTCAATAATTTGTGCAAATGGACCTTGAAAACTGCATGGATGCGGAATGCAGAGAGGTAAACATGGAACTTGGTTGCTCTTTTCAGTCTTCATAAAAATGGTAGAAGTTACAACCTTTCACTGAGAGTGAGTCTCTCACTGAGAGTTCATCATAGAAAGGTTGGGAGTTGGATTGGTGCCCCTCTTACTTCGCtaactcagagcagtgaagagGAATTGCAGAAATGTAATTCTCTTCGCAGaattaaatcctgccctcaagtcatagtttacttatggtgacccctggtggggttttcaaggcaggtgactaacaggtttgccattgcctgcccctgcaaccatggtcttcattggaggtctcccatctaattcctaaccaaggcccacccagcttagcttctgagatctgatgagtagagatggcatgaaccagaaaaaaaccgaaccatgtggttcgtggtttgtcaaatttcacgaaccacgaactttcacgtatctgcccccagttcacgaactagtttgtttggttcgtgaaaatatcacatccaggtcagaaaatcttcacttccaggccagcagaaggtcacttctgggtcagcagaaggtctgcaggaagtccatcccctgttacctaggaaactgattggcaccaggctgtttgcagtgacgaaccaaaaaatgaaccaaacgaaccagcctaaagttcgtggtggttcgtcagaaatgggatctgacgaaccgctggttcgcgcaccacgaaccgacctggttcatcacaaattttggttcgtattttggttcaagCCCATCTTtactgataagatcaggctctcctatgCTATCCAGGTCAGACTCTCCCCATAATCCCCCCCAAAGCAGCATTGGGTGGGGACTGATGTGGAGGTTTGATACAACCACAAATGAAAAAGCCACTCTGAATCTCTTTCCCTAACCCATTCGTATTAATTCCTAAGTTTTCAAGTGAAGAGTAACAAAGTTTGGAGAAAACCAGTGGCACACTTGTATGTGTGAACCAGCTCGGACAGGATTGGTTCTCCCATTCTTTGTAAAGGCTCCAAGAAAGATGAGGTGATGTGATATCTTTTTGCATTTCTCcctattttcaccaattcctctcTCCCCTGGAAGTCCTCCAGAGGGGTAGGGAGGGGATAGGAGAAATATCACTCTGCCGATAGACATCCTTTCCATCAGTGGAGATTTTTGTGTGGAATTCAACACAAAGTGCTTACATCATCGCACAATGTTGCACTACTACTTGCTGATTTATTAAAATCCAGACAAGTAAAGCTtggctttaaaaatatatagctCTTATTCTCAGCATTGTAAAGGGAGGCCTGAAACTGTAAAGAAATCATGCCAAAGCTGTGAGAGGTTTCCTTTCACTGTGAGTAGGGCTTATTCAACAAGATCCCCATACTTCTCAGTGTCCAACCCTCTACCCTCACTGCGTTGTCGCATGAAACCTATCTCCCCTCCAGCAGTCAGTGACAGAATAGCTGCAAATTATTTtttaacaaagaaaataaaacGGGAGCAACTGTGACATCATATGCAACTTAAAGCAAATAAATACCTTGCAGGCacattttgcaaataaaaatgaaacaagaatTGAGAATGCAAGTTTGCCTAATATTTGTCAGTAGcacattttgtgtgtgttctgggGACAATTCTTGGAaatcattaaattaaattactagATTCTTAACCTAAGTATATCTCAAGCTCCAGAAATAAGGGAATTTAGACATGTTGCACCACCAGGAGGCAGAGTAACTCATTTAAATGTGTGCTGCTGAGGCATTCTacattttcaaagcattttaacTGAACTGTAGGATGGAAATACTTTTGAGGATAACATCCGTACTATAAAGCACGGACAAGTTTCCATTAGGGCTGCcaaattcttgtttttttctggtaTGCCTTCTCTGCTTTCCGTTGCTCTCTG encodes:
- the TIMP1 gene encoding metalloproteinase inhibitor 1 — its product is MDSAKMCGLLAASFLLLTLLWDPTAACSCAPRHPQTAYCNADIVIKAKFVGVSKQPMNISIGEPVSWVRYEIKTTKVFKAPEVMQDVRFLYTPAVASVCGYEHNAPLKGEEYIIAGMLEGDRVMITACSFIQPWSQLSPAQKRGLSLTYSKGCSCMVVPCTSMPCSVTSDSQCLWTDGIGSRIWDGSQAKRLACLPRSNTSDLCAWESLNTQGPGNLRRVLLRQ